A region of Streptomyces sp. TG1A-60 DNA encodes the following proteins:
- a CDS encoding SEC-C domain-containing protein, whose translation MRPDTPAENVDHSAEAARLERTADLYPEDAEHLLLQAAAHRELSGDRPTATALYDRLLSSSTPLENPHLVRALKASNLWEYGHEAEARAIIDGVRASAPRDPAPWVIVAEALESHDELEAAQDTFSSAVTLLLADVPEPPYATRALLFGRHRVRRMLGAAHDEWDAVADTLHSSSISLDELHDPKRVWSLGSDNPAELQAEISRLRAELGSYREALSRPFPVAVLHWPADELAELLGAFPGLAAEYPSHGEHLATIEASLRELASSGTPNLGIVTGTVPSYEAFAASEGSSPADTILLPQYATTLAARGLAVAWPPQRGAGCWCGSGRGYEGCHGA comes from the coding sequence ATGCGCCCCGACACGCCTGCCGAGAACGTCGACCACTCCGCCGAAGCGGCCCGCCTGGAGCGAACCGCCGACCTCTACCCCGAGGACGCCGAACACCTCCTCCTCCAGGCCGCCGCCCACCGCGAGCTGTCCGGCGACCGCCCCACCGCGACCGCCCTCTACGACCGCCTCCTGTCGTCCTCCACCCCCCTGGAGAACCCCCACCTCGTACGAGCCCTGAAGGCCTCCAACCTGTGGGAGTACGGCCACGAGGCCGAGGCCCGAGCGATCATCGACGGTGTCCGCGCATCAGCCCCCCGAGACCCGGCCCCCTGGGTGATCGTCGCCGAGGCCCTGGAATCCCACGACGAGCTGGAAGCGGCCCAGGACACCTTCAGCTCAGCCGTGACCCTCCTCCTGGCAGACGTCCCGGAGCCCCCGTACGCGACCCGCGCGCTGCTGTTCGGCCGTCACAGGGTCCGCCGCATGCTGGGCGCGGCGCACGACGAGTGGGACGCGGTGGCCGACACCCTGCACTCCTCCTCGATCTCCCTGGACGAACTGCACGACCCCAAGCGCGTCTGGTCCCTGGGCTCCGACAACCCGGCGGAACTCCAGGCCGAAATCTCCCGCCTCCGGGCGGAGTTGGGCAGCTACCGCGAGGCGCTGTCCCGCCCCTTCCCGGTGGCCGTCCTCCACTGGCCGGCGGACGAACTGGCGGAGCTGCTGGGGGCGTTTCCAGGCCTGGCCGCGGAATACCCGTCCCACGGGGAGCACCTCGCGACGATAGAGGCCTCGCTGCGGGAGCTGGCGTCGTCCGGCACCCCGAACCTCGGCATCGTGACCGGCACGGTCCCGTCCTACGAGGCCTTCGCCGCGTCGGAGGGCTCGTCCCCGGCCGACACGATCCTGCTCCCGCAGTACGCGACGACACTGGCGGCGCGGGGGCTGGCTGTGGCTTGGCCGCCGCAGCGGGGGGCGGGGTGTTGGTGTGGGTCGGGGCGGGGTTATGAGGGGTGTCACGGGGCCTAG
- a CDS encoding glycoside hydrolase: MTAAPPAPRNPEHPDSPTAHSPAFGRRALLAAAGGALAGTALGTGTAHADATIAINPGTGYGTWEGWGTSLAWWANVFGARDDFADLWFTTRTTTYNGTALPGLGMNIARYNLGACSWNSVNGESMVESPNIPAFKQIEGFWQDWNNEDPTSSAWDWTADPNQRAALTKAVARGATTELFANSPMWWMCLNHNPSGASGGGNNLQSWNYRQHASHLAAVALRAKNDWGVDFATVDPFNEPAASWWTATGKQEGCHMDPAVQAAVLPYMRSELDKRGLSSVRIAASDETNYDTARSTWNSFGSSTKSLVSQVNVHGYQGAGGRRDLLYTDVVTGSGKKLWNSETGDSDATGWTLARNLCYDFRWLHPTAWCYWQVMDPTVGWAMIAYDANTLQPTTVQTKYYVMAQFSRHIRPGMTILDTGSSYTAAAYDASARRLVIVAINTSTSAQTLTFDLSRFTTVTGGTNGLVPRWNTHTSGGSDRYRAYTDTRLSGKSVAVPFAAGAVQTLQIDGVTI; encoded by the coding sequence ATGACCGCAGCGCCACCCGCACCCCGGAACCCCGAGCACCCCGACTCCCCCACGGCCCACTCCCCGGCGTTCGGCCGCAGAGCCCTGCTGGCCGCGGCCGGCGGCGCGCTCGCGGGCACCGCCCTCGGCACGGGCACCGCACACGCGGACGCGACCATCGCGATCAACCCGGGAACGGGATACGGCACCTGGGAGGGCTGGGGCACCTCGCTCGCCTGGTGGGCGAACGTCTTCGGCGCCCGGGACGACTTCGCCGACCTGTGGTTCACCACCAGGACGACGACGTACAACGGCACGGCCCTGCCCGGCCTGGGCATGAACATCGCCCGCTACAACCTCGGCGCGTGCAGCTGGAACAGCGTCAACGGCGAGTCGATGGTCGAGTCCCCCAACATCCCCGCCTTCAAGCAGATCGAGGGCTTCTGGCAGGACTGGAACAACGAGGACCCGACGTCCTCGGCCTGGGACTGGACGGCGGACCCGAACCAGCGCGCGGCCCTGACGAAGGCGGTGGCGCGAGGCGCGACCACCGAACTCTTCGCGAACTCCCCGATGTGGTGGATGTGCCTGAACCACAACCCCTCGGGCGCCTCGGGCGGCGGTAACAACCTCCAGTCCTGGAACTACCGCCAGCACGCCTCCCACCTGGCGGCGGTGGCTCTGCGCGCGAAGAACGACTGGGGCGTGGACTTCGCGACGGTCGACCCCTTCAACGAGCCGGCCGCGTCGTGGTGGACGGCGACCGGCAAACAGGAGGGCTGCCACATGGATCCGGCCGTCCAGGCCGCCGTACTCCCGTACATGCGCAGCGAACTGGACAAGCGCGGCCTGTCCTCCGTCCGCATCGCCGCCTCCGACGAGACGAACTACGACACGGCCCGCTCGACCTGGAACTCCTTCGGCTCCTCGACGAAGTCCCTGGTCAGCCAGGTGAACGTGCACGGCTACCAGGGCGCGGGCGGCCGTAGGGACCTCCTCTACACAGACGTGGTCACGGGCTCCGGCAAGAAGCTCTGGAACTCGGAGACGGGCGACAGCGACGCGACCGGCTGGACCCTGGCCCGCAACCTCTGTTACGACTTCCGCTGGCTCCACCCCACGGCCTGGTGCTACTGGCAGGTGATGGACCCCACGGTCGGCTGGGCCATGATCGCCTACGACGCGAACACCCTCCAGCCGACGACGGTCCAGACCAAGTACTACGTGATGGCCCAGTTCAGCCGCCACATCCGCCCAGGAATGACGATCCTGGACACGGGCTCCAGCTACACGGCGGCGGCGTACGACGCGTCGGCCCGCCGCCTGGTGATCGTCGCGATCAACACCTCCACCTCGGCCCAGACCCTCACCTTCGACCTCTCCCGCTTCACGACGGTGACCGGCGGCACGAACGGCCTGGTCCCCCGCTGGAACACCCACACCTCGGGCGGCAGCGACCGCTACCGCGCGTACACGGACACCCGCCTGAGCGGCAAGTCGGTGGCGGTGCCGTTCGCGGCGGGCGCGGTACAGACGCTGCAGATCGACGGAGTGACGATCTGA
- a CDS encoding S8 family serine peptidase encodes MANGPMDRRAFGEQPGRPNGSASGRGTEYTGRYVVLLDPNNQESGLNALRSSADIAPVEHVRGTETAHVSEMLERPDVSVLFEELGAAVVEVRPEQRHALVTTCEAESSIIAAEPERMVYAMPITASQQAPTEFFPAYRSDEEVVTRHSQAEAAASQGPAWDEQQMTWGLQAIRANLSGLTGRDVKIAVLDTGVDTDHPDLAGRIEETASFVPGESVEDGNGHGTHCIGTAAGPANPQQGPRYGVACDARVLAVKVLSNAGSGSDGQILAGMAWAVARGARVISMSLGGRVRPGELFPQTYEKLAQRALERGTVIVAAAGNDSSRPPQIEPVSRPANCPSILAVAALDKALTPSFFSNGGINSQGGEVNIAAPGRDVRSAAPGGGHQHLSGTSMATPHVAGVLALLAQANPGASAADLKAALLSGAFPLTQPVRDIGAGLLQTP; translated from the coding sequence ATGGCGAACGGCCCCATGGACAGGCGCGCCTTCGGCGAGCAGCCCGGTCGGCCCAATGGCTCCGCCTCGGGCCGGGGAACGGAGTACACCGGCCGGTACGTGGTCCTGCTCGATCCGAACAACCAGGAGAGCGGACTGAACGCACTGCGTTCCTCCGCCGACATCGCACCGGTCGAACATGTCCGGGGAACCGAGACCGCGCACGTCTCCGAGATGCTCGAGCGCCCCGACGTCTCGGTGCTCTTCGAGGAACTCGGCGCCGCCGTCGTCGAGGTACGGCCCGAACAGCGCCACGCGCTGGTGACCACGTGCGAGGCGGAATCCTCGATCATCGCGGCGGAGCCGGAGCGCATGGTCTACGCCATGCCGATCACAGCCTCGCAGCAGGCGCCGACCGAGTTCTTCCCCGCCTACCGCAGTGACGAGGAAGTGGTCACCCGCCATTCCCAGGCCGAAGCCGCCGCGTCGCAGGGGCCGGCCTGGGACGAGCAGCAGATGACCTGGGGGCTCCAGGCGATCCGAGCCAACCTGTCCGGGCTGACCGGCCGCGATGTGAAGATCGCCGTCCTCGACACCGGTGTGGACACCGACCACCCGGACCTGGCCGGGCGCATCGAGGAGACGGCTTCCTTCGTGCCTGGTGAGAGCGTCGAGGACGGCAACGGCCACGGCACGCACTGCATCGGCACCGCCGCTGGCCCGGCCAACCCCCAGCAGGGCCCCCGCTACGGCGTGGCCTGCGACGCCCGGGTCCTCGCGGTGAAGGTGCTCAGCAACGCGGGCAGCGGCTCCGACGGCCAGATCCTGGCGGGCATGGCCTGGGCCGTCGCCCGCGGCGCACGGGTGATCTCCATGTCGCTCGGCGGCCGGGTCCGGCCGGGTGAGCTGTTCCCGCAGACGTACGAGAAGCTGGCCCAGCGCGCGCTTGAGCGCGGGACGGTGATCGTCGCCGCCGCGGGCAACGACAGCAGTAGACCCCCGCAGATCGAGCCCGTCAGCCGGCCCGCCAACTGCCCCTCCATCCTCGCGGTGGCCGCGCTCGACAAGGCGCTGACCCCGTCGTTCTTCTCCAACGGCGGCATCAACAGCCAGGGTGGTGAAGTCAACATCGCCGCGCCCGGCAGGGACGTGCGCTCGGCCGCCCCTGGCGGCGGGCACCAGCACCTGAGCGGTACCAGCATGGCCACGCCGCATGTCGCGGGTGTCCTCGCCCTGCTCGCGCAGGCGAACCCCGGGGCCTCCGCGGCCGATCTCAAGGCCGCCCTGCTCTCCGGTGCGTTCCCGCTGACGCAGCCCGTCCGGGACATCGGCGCGGGTCTGCTCCAGACCCCGTGA
- a CDS encoding fumarylacetoacetate hydrolase family protein, with the protein MKLLRVGTAGAERPALLDADGALRDLSAVVADIDGALLADEAALDRVRAAAGSGELPVLDATGLRIGPPLARIGKIVCIGLNYHDHARETGSEPPTEPVVFFKAADTVVGPHDTVLVPRGSTKTDWEVELAVVIGRTARYVESREAALAHVAGYAVSHDVSEREFQLERGGTWDKGKNCETFNPLGPWLVTADEVPDPQNLGLRLWVNGELKQDGTTAEQIFAVSEVVRYVSQFMTLHPGDVVNTGTPAGVALGEPEPKPFLRAGDVVELEIEGLGRQRQEFKDA; encoded by the coding sequence ATGAAGCTGCTGCGAGTCGGTACGGCGGGCGCGGAGCGGCCCGCGCTGCTCGACGCCGACGGGGCCCTGAGGGATCTGTCGGCGGTCGTGGCGGACATCGACGGCGCGCTGCTCGCGGACGAGGCGGCGCTCGACCGGGTCCGGGCGGCGGCCGGGAGCGGTGAGCTGCCCGTCCTGGACGCGACCGGGCTGCGGATCGGGCCGCCCCTCGCCCGCATCGGCAAGATCGTCTGTATCGGGCTCAACTACCACGACCACGCCCGCGAGACCGGGTCCGAGCCGCCCACCGAGCCGGTGGTCTTCTTCAAGGCGGCGGACACGGTCGTCGGTCCGCACGACACCGTGCTCGTGCCGCGCGGGTCGACCAAGACGGACTGGGAGGTCGAGCTCGCGGTCGTCATCGGGCGTACGGCCCGTTACGTCGAGTCCCGCGAGGCGGCGCTCGCGCACGTCGCCGGGTACGCCGTCTCGCACGACGTGTCCGAGCGGGAGTTCCAGTTGGAGCGCGGCGGCACATGGGACAAGGGGAAGAACTGCGAGACGTTCAATCCGCTCGGCCCGTGGCTGGTCACGGCGGACGAGGTGCCGGATCCGCAGAATCTGGGGCTTCGGCTGTGGGTCAACGGGGAGCTGAAGCAGGACGGCACCACCGCCGAGCAGATCTTCGCGGTGAGTGAGGTCGTGCGGTACGTCAGCCAGTTCATGACGCTCCACCCCGGGGACGTCGTCAACACGGGTACGCCCGCGGGGGTGGCGTTGGGGGAGCCCGAGCCGAAGCCGTTCCTGAGGGCGGGGGACGTGGTGGAGCTGGAGATCGAGGGGCTGGGGCGGCAGAGGCAGGAGTTCAAGGACGCGTAG
- a CDS encoding Gfo/Idh/MocA family oxidoreductase, with amino-acid sequence MTGTSTGRPLRVALVGYGLAGSVFHAPLIAATEGLALDTVVTSNAERRARARAEFPEVRFAATADELWARADELDLVVVASPNKTHVPIAGAALEAGLAVVVDKPVAGTAAEARELAALADARGLLLSVFQNRRWDNDFLTLSKLLADGALGEVRRFESRFERWRPQLKGGWRESGDPTEIGGLLYDLGSHVVDQALTLFGPATLVYAESDLRRPGAETDDDTFIAVTHAGGVRSHFHVSAVAPQLGPRFRVLGSEAGYVKYGLDPQETALRGGDRPAPGGADWGLEPEELRGRVGAGDSPLTGGGSPVPTLPGAYPAYYEAVAAALHGTGDNPVTAYEAAAALDVLEAARRSAREGVAVKL; translated from the coding sequence ATGACAGGCACCAGCACAGGCAGGCCCCTCCGCGTCGCCCTCGTCGGCTACGGCCTCGCCGGCTCCGTCTTCCACGCCCCGCTGATCGCCGCGACGGAGGGTCTGGCCCTCGACACGGTCGTGACGTCGAACGCGGAGCGGCGGGCGCGGGCGCGCGCCGAGTTCCCGGAGGTGCGGTTCGCGGCCACGGCGGACGAGTTGTGGGCGCGGGCGGACGAGCTGGACCTCGTCGTCGTCGCCTCCCCGAACAAGACGCACGTCCCGATCGCCGGCGCCGCCCTGGAGGCGGGCCTCGCGGTCGTCGTCGACAAGCCCGTCGCCGGCACGGCGGCCGAGGCACGCGAGCTGGCGGCCCTCGCGGACGCGCGCGGCCTGCTTCTCTCCGTCTTCCAGAACCGCCGCTGGGACAACGACTTCCTGACCCTGAGCAAGCTTCTCGCCGACGGCGCGCTGGGCGAGGTCCGCCGCTTCGAGTCCCGCTTCGAACGCTGGCGCCCCCAACTCAAGGGCGGCTGGCGCGAGTCCGGCGACCCCACAGAGATCGGAGGTCTGCTCTACGACCTGGGCAGCCACGTCGTCGACCAGGCCCTCACCCTCTTCGGCCCCGCCACCCTCGTCTACGCCGAGTCCGACCTCCGCCGCCCCGGCGCCGAGACGGACGACGACACGTTCATCGCCGTCACCCACGCCGGCGGCGTCCGCTCCCACTTCCACGTCTCCGCCGTGGCCCCGCAACTCGGCCCGCGCTTCCGAGTGCTGGGCTCCGAGGCGGGCTACGTGAAGTACGGCCTCGACCCCCAGGAGACCGCCCTCCGCGGGGGAGACCGCCCCGCGCCCGGCGGCGCCGACTGGGGTCTGGAGCCCGAGGAACTCCGGGGCCGCGTCGGCGCCGGCGACTCCCCGCTGACCGGCGGCGGCAGCCCCGTCCCGACCCTCCCGGGCGCCTACCCGGCGTACTACGAGGCCGTGGCCGCCGCCCTGCACGGCACCGGCGACAACCCGGTGACCGCCTACGAGGCCGCCGCCGCGCTGGACGTACTGGAGGCGGCGCGGAGGTCGGCGCGCGAGGGCGTGGCGGTGAAGCTCTGA
- a CDS encoding ROK family transcriptional regulator, whose amino-acid sequence MNGNGYGRTAGATGVNLLALRSHNGALVLDLLRTAGTAGISRLELAERTGLTPQAVSKIIARLRADGLVTEAGYRASTGGKPRTVLRLVPDAGHAVGLHLDRDELTAVLCDLTGAVVAERRAPLSLGAGADAVIEGAAHEVEALLAGASEGRGAVGPEPGSALLPVLGVGVALPGPLDHLHGVLHRVTGFPEWDGFPLRAALARRLGMPVVVDKDTNAAALGLAAVAGAHGSFAYLHLGTGLGAGLVIDGAVHRGARTRAGEFGHQVVQLGGPLCECGNRGCIEALCLAAVARGDVEEAARVLGTGAANLVGLLDIELVLLGGRTVEARPDAFVREVGFVLDEWARRQGEDPAVPVRVASGGSSGVAEGAAQLLLAPLFGRADG is encoded by the coding sequence GTGAACGGAAACGGGTACGGGCGTACGGCAGGCGCGACCGGCGTGAACCTTCTCGCCCTGCGCAGTCACAACGGCGCGCTGGTGCTGGATCTGCTGCGCACCGCCGGCACGGCCGGGATAAGCCGCCTTGAGCTCGCCGAGCGGACCGGGCTCACCCCGCAGGCCGTCAGCAAGATCATCGCTCGGCTGCGGGCGGACGGGCTCGTGACCGAGGCGGGGTACCGGGCGTCCACCGGGGGCAAGCCGCGCACCGTGCTGCGGCTCGTGCCCGACGCCGGACACGCCGTCGGCCTGCACCTCGACCGCGACGAGCTGACGGCCGTGCTCTGCGACCTGACCGGCGCGGTCGTCGCGGAGCGGCGTGCGCCGCTGAGCCTCGGGGCCGGGGCGGATGCCGTGATCGAGGGCGCGGCGCACGAGGTCGAGGCGCTGCTGGCGGGGGCGAGCGAGGGCCGTGGCGCGGTCGGCCCCGAGCCCGGTTCCGCTCTCCTTCCCGTCCTCGGCGTCGGAGTCGCCCTCCCCGGCCCCCTCGACCACCTGCACGGCGTGCTGCACCGGGTCACCGGGTTTCCCGAGTGGGACGGGTTTCCGCTGCGGGCGGCCCTCGCGCGGCGGCTGGGGATGCCGGTGGTGGTGGACAAGGACACCAACGCGGCGGCGCTGGGGCTGGCGGCGGTCGCCGGGGCGCACGGGTCCTTCGCCTACCTCCACCTCGGCACGGGGCTGGGGGCGGGACTCGTGATCGACGGGGCGGTGCACCGGGGAGCCCGGACCCGGGCCGGGGAGTTCGGGCATCAGGTGGTCCAGTTGGGCGGGCCGTTGTGCGAGTGCGGGAACCGGGGGTGCATCGAGGCGCTGTGCCTCGCGGCGGTGGCCCGGGGGGACGTGGAGGAGGCGGCGCGGGTGCTGGGCACGGGCGCGGCGAATCTGGTCGGGCTGCTCGACATCGAGCTGGTGCTGCTCGGTGGGCGCACGGTCGAGGCGCGTCCCGACGCGTTCGTGCGAGAGGTGGGCTTCGTGCTGGACGAGTGGGCTCGGCGGCAGGGGGAGGATCCGGCGGTGCCGGTGCGGGTTGCCTCCGGCGGTTCGTCGGGGGTGGCGGAGGGGGCGGCGCAGTTGTTGCTGGCGCCGTTGTTCGGGCGCGCGGACGGGTGA
- a CDS encoding SCO1860 family LAETG-anchored protein: MTRISPRTAYAGGLAALSAAGLLLAGSALAAEAAAVPATDTPQGSATAVAFRAALDVSRAESAGTTPLRATLNEVQAPATAEKRTLDVTLDQVNGDRPVRLLQADAVSAKAHVAGDRAEGTSHLVRARVHVPGLPALSLVEVEKITATATCVAGRQPVAGSQVLGPVTALGKQVPLAADGTATVEAPGVGTVRLSLSHRETASTTAAATSLRLQVSVDPLRLGVAKVEGTVTLAQATCRSPQPASESPAPSAPQSLTPTGPARSAPLPQSVAPSQGPDLAETGGSPLTPRFLAGGAVLVIAGGAATALGRRRGRKNV, encoded by the coding sequence TTGACCAGAATCTCGCCTCGGACTGCATATGCCGGTGGCCTTGCCGCCCTGTCGGCCGCGGGTCTCCTCCTGGCCGGCTCGGCACTCGCTGCTGAAGCCGCCGCGGTTCCCGCGACCGACACTCCCCAGGGCAGCGCCACGGCGGTGGCTTTCCGCGCGGCGCTGGACGTCTCCCGGGCCGAGTCGGCCGGAACGACGCCTCTGCGGGCCACGCTCAATGAGGTTCAGGCTCCGGCGACCGCGGAGAAGAGGACCCTCGACGTCACCCTCGACCAAGTCAACGGCGACCGCCCGGTCCGGCTGCTTCAGGCCGACGCCGTCAGTGCGAAAGCCCATGTCGCCGGCGACCGAGCCGAAGGGACGTCCCATCTCGTACGGGCGCGGGTGCATGTGCCCGGGCTGCCTGCACTGTCCCTGGTGGAGGTCGAAAAGATCACCGCCACGGCAACGTGTGTCGCCGGACGGCAACCGGTCGCCGGGTCCCAGGTACTGGGGCCCGTCACCGCTCTCGGCAAGCAGGTGCCGCTGGCAGCCGACGGCACCGCCACCGTCGAGGCCCCGGGCGTCGGCACGGTCCGGCTTTCCCTGTCCCACAGGGAGACGGCCAGTACCACGGCCGCCGCCACGTCACTCCGCCTGCAGGTGTCCGTGGATCCCTTGCGGCTGGGCGTTGCGAAGGTGGAAGGCACCGTGACCCTGGCACAGGCCACCTGCCGGTCTCCTCAGCCGGCCTCCGAGAGCCCGGCACCGTCCGCCCCACAGTCGCTCACCCCGACAGGGCCCGCGCGGTCGGCACCCCTTCCGCAGTCGGTCGCACCCTCCCAGGGGCCTGATCTGGCAGAGACCGGCGGCAGCCCCCTGACGCCGCGCTTCCTGGCAGGCGGGGCGGTCCTTGTCATCGCGGGCGGAGCAGCCACCGCACTCGGCCGCAGGCGCGGCCGCAAGAACGTCTGA
- a CDS encoding cell wall protein translates to MRLCTCLTYALATAAALVSGPAVALPDDPAPPLTAADGRRPSCAGADSTDFPIRTRIHGGPATYVAGGGFGTWSLDLTNTTSRTCVDIHPVVVLVDAGRSLSRSQPQLEFYEGTEGTTSRPVTFERTDSDELVGVLGGDGDGGGTGFTVPAGRTLTVKVRLSLTSDAAVPNEVVANAAVVERRGDDSEWVGESNTYRFRITDGEEDDQDSGAEKDSGAEKDFDGDAVREGPSRLPYADELAETGVREALPYVTGILLLAAGGLLTAAVRRRGDGS, encoded by the coding sequence ATGCGACTGTGTACGTGTCTGACCTATGCCCTCGCCACCGCAGCCGCCCTCGTCAGTGGTCCCGCAGTGGCGCTCCCCGACGACCCCGCGCCTCCGCTCACGGCGGCGGACGGCCGCCGGCCCTCCTGTGCGGGTGCCGACAGCACGGACTTCCCGATCCGGACCCGGATCCACGGCGGCCCCGCCACCTACGTGGCCGGCGGAGGCTTCGGGACCTGGTCGCTGGACCTCACCAACACCACCTCCCGGACCTGTGTGGACATCCACCCGGTGGTCGTGCTGGTCGACGCCGGGCGCAGCCTGAGCCGGTCGCAGCCGCAGCTGGAGTTCTACGAGGGCACCGAGGGCACCACCTCCCGCCCGGTGACCTTCGAGCGGACCGACTCGGACGAACTGGTCGGCGTCCTCGGCGGCGACGGGGACGGGGGCGGCACCGGTTTCACCGTGCCGGCCGGCCGCACTCTCACCGTCAAGGTCCGTCTCTCCCTCACCTCCGACGCGGCCGTACCGAACGAGGTCGTGGCGAACGCGGCCGTGGTCGAGCGGCGGGGCGACGACAGCGAGTGGGTGGGGGAGTCGAACACCTACCGCTTCCGGATCACCGACGGCGAGGAGGACGACCAGGACTCCGGCGCGGAGAAGGACTCCGGCGCGGAGAAGGACTTCGACGGTGACGCCGTACGGGAGGGGCCCTCGCGGCTGCCGTACGCCGACGAGCTGGCCGAGACCGGTGTGCGCGAGGCGCTGCCGTACGTGACCGGGATCCTTCTCCTGGCCGCCGGCGGACTGCTGACGGCGGCCGTCCGCAGGCGAGGCGACGGGTCCTAG
- a CDS encoding IS4 family transposase → MQEKSVITRTVEAAGGVYAPGHLGELTQIVDFVLVDTVIEETRSREKWLRLLPSRVVVYFVLALALFEDCSYRGVWGKLTAGLEGLPLVRPAVSSLSRARRRIGAAPLRRLFEIIAGPVAHIGQAGSFYRGLRTVAVDGTLLHVPDEEALTWRYPKRAGESVEFGYPLLRLVVLVECGTRAVLAAAFGPESDGELTYAGRLLSVLDRTMLLLADAGFDGAEFARDVQATGAQFLVRSSARRIPTPFRRLGDGSYLARIGYGVLPVLLTVRVIEASVTVTLADGTVRTEQWRLLTSLLDPAAHPAAGLVDLYHERWQSETTYFSIKATMLDGRVLRSRSLTGLDQEVYALLTTYQALIRAAADTACTRPGLDMDRISFTVLQTTAADTVTTATGILPPAGPAELLGTIGRTVLDALHPARHQHRVKARTRKNPTSKYGPNAGQQPTTSQNYTIRTAITFFEHGLANRSRT, encoded by the coding sequence TTGCAGGAGAAGTCTGTCATCACGCGCACGGTCGAGGCGGCCGGGGGTGTGTACGCGCCCGGTCACTTGGGCGAGTTGACCCAGATCGTGGACTTCGTACTGGTGGACACGGTGATCGAGGAGACCAGGTCACGTGAGAAATGGCTGCGACTGCTGCCGTCCCGGGTTGTGGTCTACTTCGTCCTCGCGCTGGCCCTGTTCGAGGACTGCTCCTATCGGGGCGTGTGGGGCAAGCTGACGGCAGGGCTGGAGGGACTGCCGTTGGTGCGTCCGGCGGTCTCCTCGCTGTCCAGGGCCCGACGGCGAATAGGAGCAGCACCGCTGCGACGGCTGTTCGAGATCATCGCCGGGCCCGTCGCCCACATCGGGCAGGCCGGTTCGTTCTATCGAGGGCTGCGGACCGTGGCCGTGGACGGCACCCTGCTGCACGTGCCCGATGAGGAGGCGCTCACCTGGCGCTATCCCAAGCGAGCGGGCGAGAGCGTGGAGTTCGGCTACCCGCTGCTGCGACTCGTGGTCCTGGTCGAGTGTGGCACCCGTGCCGTGTTGGCCGCCGCGTTCGGTCCCGAGAGTGACGGCGAACTCACCTACGCAGGCCGCCTGTTGAGTGTGCTGGACCGCACGATGCTCCTGCTGGCCGATGCCGGCTTCGATGGAGCCGAGTTCGCCCGGGACGTCCAGGCCACCGGCGCCCAGTTCCTGGTGCGCTCCTCCGCCCGCCGGATACCCACCCCCTTCCGGCGCCTGGGCGACGGCTCCTACCTGGCCCGGATCGGCTACGGCGTCCTGCCCGTCCTGCTGACCGTCCGCGTCATCGAGGCATCCGTGACCGTCACGCTGGCCGACGGCACCGTCCGCACCGAGCAGTGGCGCCTGCTCACCAGCCTCCTCGACCCGGCCGCCCACCCGGCCGCCGGACTCGTGGATCTCTACCACGAGCGGTGGCAGTCGGAGACGACGTACTTCTCGATCAAGGCGACCATGCTGGATGGCCGCGTCCTGCGCTCCCGCAGCCTGACCGGCCTCGACCAGGAGGTCTACGCCCTGCTCACCACCTACCAGGCCCTGATCCGCGCCGCCGCCGACACCGCCTGCACCCGGCCCGGCCTGGACATGGACCGCATCAGCTTCACCGTCCTGCAGACCACCGCTGCCGACACCGTCACCACCGCGACCGGAATCCTGCCCCCGGCGGGACCCGCCGAACTCCTCGGCACCATCGGCCGGACCGTCCTCGACGCCCTGCACCCCGCCCGCCACCAGCACCGCGTCAAGGCCCGCACCCGCAAGAACCCCACCAGCAAGTACGGACCGAACGCCGGACAACAGCCCACGACCAGCCAGAACTACACCATCCGAACCGCCATCACGTTCTTCGAGCACGGACTTGCGAACCGCTCACGGACATAA